Proteins encoded within one genomic window of Mycolicibacterium aubagnense:
- a CDS encoding alpha/beta hydrolase, producing the protein MTPQEPQGQPEWQPDVLPGYWQQTIALGPDPDGEGDLVATVARRGQPGQVAQAVLVIHGYTDYFFHTELADQFAARGFAFYAIDLHKCGRSRRPGQTPHFTTDLASYYDELRRALHLIAADTGGARVCLYGHSAGGLIATLFSDQLRRDNSLGTHRVTGLILNSPFFDLHGPAVLRSAPVSGTLRALARFRKLTVIRQPTEGGYGTSLHRDHGGEFDYNLDWKPLGGFPVTVGWISAIRQGQRQLHRGLDVGVPNLILRSDHTVAETTTPVGMERGDAVLDVRQIARWAGCVGNRSTIVPVTDAKHDVFLSLPAPRAVAFAELNHWLDSYLRSASPTTQHEQA; encoded by the coding sequence GTGACGCCGCAGGAGCCACAGGGACAACCCGAGTGGCAGCCGGACGTGCTGCCCGGGTACTGGCAGCAGACCATCGCACTGGGGCCCGACCCCGACGGCGAAGGTGACCTTGTCGCCACCGTCGCGCGGAGGGGTCAGCCGGGGCAAGTCGCGCAGGCGGTCTTGGTCATTCATGGCTACACCGATTACTTCTTCCACACCGAGCTCGCCGACCAATTCGCCGCCCGCGGTTTCGCCTTCTACGCGATAGACCTGCACAAATGCGGACGGTCGCGGCGCCCCGGGCAGACGCCCCACTTCACCACCGACCTGGCGTCGTACTACGACGAACTCCGGCGGGCCCTGCACCTCATCGCTGCCGACACCGGCGGAGCCCGGGTATGCCTGTACGGCCACTCCGCCGGCGGACTGATCGCGACGCTGTTCAGCGATCAGCTCCGGCGCGACAACTCGCTGGGGACGCACCGGGTGACGGGCCTGATCCTGAACAGCCCGTTCTTCGATCTGCACGGGCCGGCAGTGCTGCGTTCGGCCCCGGTGTCCGGCACCCTGCGGGCGTTGGCCCGCTTCCGCAAGTTAACGGTGATCCGCCAGCCGACCGAGGGTGGCTACGGCACCAGCCTGCACCGCGACCACGGCGGCGAGTTCGACTACAACTTGGACTGGAAACCGTTGGGCGGCTTCCCGGTCACCGTCGGCTGGATCAGCGCCATCCGGCAGGGGCAGCGGCAGTTGCATCGAGGACTGGACGTCGGGGTGCCGAACCTGATTCTGCGGTCCGACCACACGGTGGCCGAGACCACCACCCCGGTCGGGATGGAGCGCGGCGACGCGGTGCTCGATGTCCGTCAGATCGCGCGGTGGGCGGGGTGCGTCGGCAACCGAAGCACCATCGTCCCCGTCACGGACGCCAAACACGATGTGTTCTTGTCGCTGCCGGCGCCACGAGCCGTGGCGTTCGCCGAGCTGAACCATTGGCTCGACAGCTATCTCCGATCCGCTTCTCCCACAACGCAACACGAACAGGCCTGA
- the nicT gene encoding Nickel transporter NicT, producing the protein MRRALSGQDWGRLAAMFGVIAALHVIGWGTLILVVVPEHHTVGGTALGIGIGLTAYTLGLRHAFDADHIAAIDNTTRKLMADGSMAPDMRGSHRSLGVGFFFSLGHSTIVFGLALLLSLGITSIVGPLQDDSSTLHRYTGLIGAGVSGFFLYLIAAINVVVLVGILQVFMRMRAGEYDEAALEHQLGNRGFLNRILRRFTRTISKSWQMYPLGMLFGLGFDTATEVALLVLAGTGASAGLPWYAILCLPVLFAAGMSLLDTIDGAFMNVAYGWALARPVRKVYYNLTITGLSVVVALVIGTIELLGLLAEEFGWSGGVWDWVGGIDLNMVGFAIVGLFVVTWVVALLVWRWGRIEEKWTARLSPADS; encoded by the coding sequence ATGCGGCGTGCGTTGTCCGGTCAGGATTGGGGGCGGCTGGCAGCGATGTTCGGCGTCATCGCCGCACTGCATGTGATCGGTTGGGGGACTCTGATCCTCGTCGTCGTACCGGAGCATCACACTGTCGGCGGGACCGCGCTCGGCATCGGGATCGGCCTCACCGCGTACACCCTCGGACTGCGGCACGCGTTCGACGCCGACCACATCGCCGCCATCGACAACACCACCCGCAAGCTGATGGCCGACGGTTCCATGGCTCCTGACATGCGCGGCAGCCACCGTTCGCTCGGCGTGGGATTCTTCTTCTCCCTTGGGCATTCGACCATCGTGTTCGGACTGGCACTGCTGCTGTCGTTGGGCATCACGTCAATCGTCGGACCGCTGCAGGACGATTCGTCGACGCTGCACCGGTACACGGGGCTGATCGGCGCCGGCGTCTCGGGTTTTTTCCTGTACCTGATCGCGGCTATCAATGTCGTTGTGCTGGTGGGCATCCTGCAGGTGTTCATGCGGATGCGCGCCGGCGAGTACGACGAGGCCGCGCTGGAACATCAGCTGGGCAATCGCGGGTTCCTGAACCGCATCCTGCGCCGGTTCACCCGCACCATCAGCAAGTCCTGGCAGATGTATCCGCTCGGCATGCTGTTCGGGCTCGGCTTCGACACCGCGACCGAGGTGGCGCTGCTGGTGCTGGCCGGGACCGGGGCTTCGGCCGGATTGCCGTGGTACGCAATCCTTTGTCTACCGGTGCTGTTCGCGGCCGGGATGAGCCTGCTGGACACCATCGACGGGGCGTTCATGAATGTCGCGTACGGCTGGGCACTGGCCCGGCCGGTGCGCAAGGTTTACTACAACCTGACCATCACCGGGCTGTCTGTCGTGGTGGCCCTGGTGATCGGGACCATCGAGTTGCTCGGGTTGCTGGCCGAGGAGTTCGGCTGGTCCGGGGGCGTCTGGGACTGGGTCGGCGGAATCGACCTGAACATGGTCGGATTCGCGATCGTCGGACTGTTCGTCGTCACCTGGGTCGTGGCGCTGTTGGTGTGGCGGTGGGGCCGCATCGAGGAGAAGTGGACGGCCCGGCTCAGCCCGGCCGACAGTTAG
- the mqo gene encoding malate dehydrogenase (quinone), which produces MSNANVAGSAQTDVVLVGAGIMSATLGALIRLLEPEWSITMIERLDGAAAESSDPWNNAGTGHSALCELNYTPQNSDGTIDIKKAVHVNEQFQVTRQFWAYAVENGVLPDVKSFLNPIPHVSFVHGGDSIEYLRKRRETLVSNPLFSTMEYIDDKDEFARRLPFMAEQRDFSEPVALNWTTDGTDVDFGSLSKQLIGFAAQRGMTTMFGHEVTGLSKQSDGSWKLNVVNRRTGDRQKINAKFVFLGAGGGALHLLQKAGIPEAKGFGGFPVGGAFLRTDNQDLTVAHQAKVYGQASVGAPPMSVPHLDTRIINGQSWLLFGPFAGWSPKFLKQGSVTDLPLSVKPNNLASMLGVGVTELGLVKYLLEQLALSEGERVDSLREFAPSAVDSDWELDVAGQRVQVIRRKGIGGVLEFGTTVLTAEDGRIAGLLGASPGASTAVPAMIEVLERCFADRYQTWLPKLKEMVPSLGIDLSGEPELYREVWDWGTKVLKLDQSA; this is translated from the coding sequence GTGTCGAATGCAAACGTAGCTGGGAGCGCACAGACCGACGTCGTCCTCGTGGGCGCGGGAATCATGAGCGCCACCCTCGGGGCACTGATCCGGCTGCTCGAGCCGGAGTGGTCCATCACCATGATCGAGCGCCTCGACGGCGCCGCCGCCGAGAGCAGCGATCCCTGGAACAACGCGGGCACCGGCCACTCGGCGCTGTGTGAGCTCAACTACACGCCGCAGAACTCCGACGGCACCATCGACATCAAGAAGGCCGTCCACGTCAACGAGCAGTTCCAGGTGACCCGCCAGTTCTGGGCCTACGCCGTGGAGAACGGCGTCCTGCCGGACGTCAAGAGCTTCCTGAACCCCATCCCGCACGTCAGCTTCGTGCACGGCGGCGACAGCATCGAGTACCTGCGCAAGCGTCGCGAGACGCTGGTGTCCAACCCGCTGTTCTCGACCATGGAGTACATCGACGACAAGGACGAGTTCGCCCGTCGGCTGCCGTTCATGGCCGAGCAGCGCGACTTCAGCGAGCCGGTCGCACTGAACTGGACCACCGACGGCACCGACGTCGACTTCGGTTCGCTGTCCAAGCAGCTCATCGGGTTCGCCGCGCAGCGCGGCATGACCACGATGTTCGGGCACGAGGTGACGGGCCTCAGCAAGCAGTCCGACGGCAGCTGGAAGCTCAACGTGGTGAACCGGCGTACCGGCGACCGGCAGAAGATCAATGCCAAGTTCGTGTTCCTGGGCGCGGGTGGCGGCGCTCTGCATCTGCTGCAGAAGGCCGGTATCCCCGAGGCCAAGGGCTTCGGTGGGTTCCCGGTCGGCGGTGCCTTCCTGCGCACCGACAACCAGGACCTGACGGTGGCGCATCAGGCCAAAGTGTATGGCCAGGCTTCGGTCGGCGCACCGCCGATGTCGGTGCCGCACTTGGATACTCGCATCATCAACGGCCAGTCGTGGCTGCTGTTCGGGCCGTTCGCCGGCTGGTCGCCGAAGTTCCTCAAGCAGGGCTCGGTCACCGATCTGCCGCTGTCGGTCAAGCCCAACAACCTCGCGTCGATGCTCGGCGTCGGCGTCACCGAACTGGGCCTGGTGAAGTACCTGCTCGAGCAGCTGGCCCTCAGTGAAGGCGAGCGCGTCGATTCCCTGCGCGAATTCGCCCCCAGCGCAGTCGATTCCGATTGGGAGCTGGACGTCGCGGGCCAGCGCGTTCAGGTGATCCGCCGCAAGGGCATCGGTGGCGTGCTGGAGTTCGGCACCACGGTCCTGACCGCCGAGGACGGCCGGATCGCCGGTCTGCTCGGCGCGTCGCCCGGTGCCTCGACCGCCGTGCCGGCCATGATCGAGGTGCTGGAGCGCTGCTTCGCCGACCGCTACCAGACCTGGCTGCCCAAGCTCAAGGAGATGGTGCCGTCGCTGGGCATCGATCTGTCCGGCGAACCCGAGCTGTACCGCGAGGTGTGGGACTGGGGGACCAAGGTGCTCAAACTCGACCAGTCGGCCTGA
- a CDS encoding DEAD/DEAH box helicase — MDGTDSTAGLALAPHELLRAFSAKTLARGETYAGQGRVATAEYDPLDGTLIGSCLGSSAEYYDVEVALSGARTSLEIDYAVCSCPVGRYCKHAVALLMAAIPSTPDRAAPQRWQVVLGSLLNEMTDTEADAGGKPLALEFGMLPAGRYHTTPIATVRPLTVGKRGHWIKSGINWRRLFDTPDPGEFDREQYGALRALVLGVPGYYPYSSDQLVLSGVGQSFWSDLELAVEAGATVLPGAGIRAVQIAKDVQLRLDFTVSDTGGAQMSTVLVVDGESRPPEGIGLVGVPTPHGIHQWVDGILHLGAFFPVPGPTLLKLVAGREKVQIPPESLSEFAVDVLPRLRRTVAVDMVEGLFAEPDVVGPLPVLSITADGVDGHVKWRTRYEVNGRRQEFDAVGVTRASGIRDSAAEDAMWRAVAPALEAVSGLSAADDPLASLLLSRRLTLPQIAVLCHEVLPQLAEYEQLIIDVDERVAAFRRSVAGAQLGFGTASSDEAPAQDWFDLHITIDIDGYPVALSAVIAELALGATHMLLSNGVYFRLDTPELLKLRALIEEAQALGELEGERVNAASLNATLWDELLSLGVVDRELAQWRDNMARLAAAQPPVAVRTPAGLQAELRDYQRDGLNWLAFLWDNGLGGVLGDDMGLGKTIQTLALISRAVEQGAGKFLVIAPTSVAGNWAAECAKFAPGLTTVVVSSTEARGAVPIAEQVAAADIVVTTYTLLRIDNDKYREIAWAGMILDEAQFVKNHHSKTHQCARRLDAPFKLAITGTPMENNLMELWSLLSITVPGLFPSPKIFERYFRKPIESEGESGRLAVLRRRIKPVLLRRTKDQVVKELPPKQEQVLAIELSAKHRKIYDTRLARERQKVLGLLGEWEKNRFQIFRSLTLLRQLSLHPGLVDADSMEAGSTKVDFLIEQLDQLVAEDHSALVFSQFTGFLAIVRDRLDAAGIEYSYLDGSVDARRRAEAIDDFSSGRTKVFLISLKAGGFGLNLTAADYCFLCDPWWSPAAEAQAVDRAHRIGQLRPVNVYRLVSEHTIEEKVIELQERKRALFAAVIDDGDMFGTAITASDIRELLG, encoded by the coding sequence ATGGACGGCACGGACTCGACGGCCGGGCTAGCGCTCGCGCCTCACGAGTTGCTTCGCGCGTTCAGCGCGAAGACGCTGGCCCGCGGCGAGACGTATGCGGGCCAGGGGCGGGTGGCCACCGCCGAGTACGACCCTCTCGACGGAACGCTCATCGGCTCGTGCCTGGGCTCGTCGGCCGAGTACTACGACGTCGAAGTGGCCCTCTCGGGTGCGCGCACCAGCCTGGAGATCGACTACGCCGTCTGCAGCTGCCCGGTAGGGCGGTACTGCAAGCATGCCGTCGCCCTGCTGATGGCGGCGATTCCGAGCACACCCGACCGGGCGGCGCCGCAACGCTGGCAAGTGGTGCTGGGTTCGCTGCTGAACGAGATGACCGACACCGAAGCCGACGCCGGCGGCAAGCCGTTGGCCCTGGAATTCGGGATGCTGCCGGCGGGTCGGTACCACACCACACCCATCGCTACGGTGCGGCCGCTGACGGTCGGTAAGCGCGGACATTGGATCAAGAGCGGGATCAACTGGCGGCGCCTGTTCGACACGCCCGATCCGGGCGAGTTCGACCGGGAGCAGTACGGCGCGCTGCGAGCGCTGGTGCTCGGCGTGCCCGGCTACTACCCCTACAGCAGCGACCAATTGGTGCTTTCCGGTGTCGGACAAAGCTTTTGGTCCGATCTGGAGCTGGCTGTCGAGGCCGGCGCCACTGTGCTTCCGGGCGCCGGGATCCGAGCCGTGCAGATCGCGAAGGACGTCCAGCTGAGGCTGGACTTCACCGTCTCCGACACCGGCGGCGCGCAGATGTCGACGGTGCTCGTCGTCGACGGTGAATCGCGACCGCCCGAAGGCATCGGGCTGGTCGGCGTCCCCACACCACATGGCATCCATCAATGGGTGGACGGCATCCTGCATCTCGGGGCCTTCTTCCCGGTGCCCGGTCCCACGCTGCTCAAGCTGGTCGCGGGTCGCGAGAAAGTGCAGATTCCGCCCGAGTCGCTGTCCGAGTTCGCGGTGGACGTGTTGCCGCGGCTGCGTCGGACGGTGGCCGTCGACATGGTGGAGGGACTGTTCGCCGAGCCCGACGTCGTGGGGCCGCTGCCGGTACTGAGTATCACGGCCGATGGCGTTGACGGCCACGTGAAGTGGCGCACCCGCTACGAGGTGAACGGCCGGCGTCAGGAGTTCGACGCGGTAGGTGTCACGCGCGCGAGCGGTATCCGGGACAGCGCGGCCGAGGACGCGATGTGGCGGGCGGTCGCGCCGGCGCTGGAAGCCGTCTCGGGACTGTCGGCAGCGGACGATCCGCTGGCCTCGCTGCTGCTGTCGCGCCGGCTGACACTGCCCCAGATCGCGGTGCTGTGCCACGAGGTGCTGCCGCAGCTCGCCGAATACGAACAGCTGATCATCGACGTCGACGAGCGGGTGGCGGCGTTCCGGCGCTCGGTTGCCGGCGCGCAACTGGGGTTCGGCACCGCATCCTCGGACGAGGCGCCGGCACAGGACTGGTTCGACCTGCACATCACCATCGACATCGACGGCTACCCGGTGGCGCTGTCTGCCGTCATCGCCGAATTGGCCTTGGGCGCAACACACATGCTGCTGTCGAACGGGGTGTACTTCCGGCTCGATACCCCCGAACTGCTGAAGTTGCGGGCGTTGATCGAAGAAGCCCAGGCGCTGGGCGAACTCGAGGGCGAGCGCGTGAACGCCGCGTCTCTGAACGCGACGTTGTGGGACGAGTTGCTGAGCCTGGGCGTCGTCGACCGTGAACTCGCGCAGTGGCGCGACAACATGGCGCGGCTGGCCGCGGCGCAGCCACCCGTCGCGGTGCGCACGCCGGCCGGACTGCAGGCCGAGCTGCGCGACTATCAACGCGACGGGCTGAACTGGCTGGCGTTCCTGTGGGACAACGGGCTCGGCGGGGTGCTCGGCGACGACATGGGTCTGGGGAAGACGATCCAGACCCTGGCGTTGATCAGCCGGGCTGTCGAGCAGGGCGCGGGCAAGTTCCTCGTCATCGCGCCCACCAGTGTGGCCGGCAACTGGGCCGCGGAATGTGCGAAGTTCGCGCCCGGCCTCACGACCGTCGTGGTGTCGAGCACCGAAGCCCGCGGCGCGGTGCCTATCGCCGAGCAGGTCGCCGCGGCCGACATCGTCGTCACGACCTACACGCTGCTGCGCATCGACAACGACAAGTACCGGGAAATCGCCTGGGCGGGAATGATTCTCGACGAGGCGCAGTTCGTCAAGAACCACCACAGCAAGACGCACCAGTGCGCGCGCCGGCTCGATGCCCCGTTCAAACTGGCCATCACCGGTACCCCGATGGAGAACAACCTGATGGAGCTGTGGTCGCTGTTGTCGATCACGGTGCCGGGTCTGTTTCCCAGCCCCAAGATTTTCGAGCGCTACTTCCGCAAGCCCATCGAGTCCGAGGGCGAGTCCGGCCGGCTGGCGGTATTGCGCCGGCGAATCAAGCCAGTGCTGTTGCGCCGCACCAAGGATCAGGTGGTCAAGGAGTTGCCGCCCAAGCAGGAGCAGGTGCTGGCCATCGAATTGTCGGCCAAGCACCGCAAGATCTACGACACCCGGCTGGCGCGGGAGCGGCAGAAAGTGCTCGGGCTGCTGGGGGAGTGGGAGAAGAACCGCTTCCAGATCTTCCGCTCGCTCACCCTGCTGCGGCAGCTCAGCCTGCACCCCGGCCTCGTCGATGCCGACTCGATGGAGGCTGGTTCCACAAAGGTGGACTTCCTGATCGAACAACTGGACCAGTTGGTCGCCGAAGATCACAGCGCGCTGGTGTTCAGCCAGTTCACCGGCTTTCTGGCGATCGTGCGGGACCGCCTGGATGCCGCGGGGATCGAGTACAGCTACCTGGACGGGTCGGTCGACGCGCGCCGCCGGGCGGAGGCCATCGACGACTTCAGCTCAGGCCGGACGAAGGTGTTCCTCATCAGCCTGAAGGCCGGCGGGTTCGGACTGAACCTCACCGCCGCCGACTACTGCTTTCTGTGCGACCCGTGGTGGAGCCCGGCCGCCGAAGCACAGGCTGTCGACCGGGCGCACCGCATCGGCCAGCTGCGCCCGGTGAACGTCTACCGGCTGGTGTCCGAGCACACCATCGAGGAGAAGGTGATCGAGCTGCAGGAGCGCAAACGCGCGCTGTTCGCCGCGGTGATCGACGACGGTGACATGTTCGGCACCGCGATCACCGCCTCCGACATTCGCGAACTGCTGGGCTGA
- the mtr gene encoding mycothione reductase: MEHYDLTIIGTGSGNSVLDDRYDGLRVAICEQGTFGGTCLNVGCIPTKMFVYAADVAQTVRHSATYGVDAHIDSVRWPDIVDRVFGRIDPIAAGGEQYRRGLPNVTVYGSHTRFGPTLPDGTYTLRTSAGDEFTSDRVVIAAGSRSWIPEHIAKSGVHYYTSDDIMRIPALPEHLVIIGGGFISVEFAHVFSALGSKVTIVLRGDRLLKRCDEEICRRFGTVVSKKWTVRTHENVVDARQDGSGVALEFDDGETLTADALLVATGRVPNGDQLDVHLAGVALDDDGYVVVDEYQRTSARGVFALGDVSSHHQLKHVANHEARTVKENLLRDWDGELVASDHRFIPAAVFTDPQVAMVGMTEADARAAGFDVVVKVQDYGDTAYGWAMEDTTGIVKLIGERGTGRILGAHLMGHQASSLIQPLIQAMSFGQTAQEVARGQYWIHPALPEVVENALLGLI; the protein is encoded by the coding sequence ATGGAGCACTACGACCTGACCATCATCGGAACGGGTTCGGGCAACAGCGTGCTCGACGACCGGTATGACGGCCTGAGGGTCGCGATCTGCGAACAGGGCACGTTCGGGGGCACCTGCCTGAACGTCGGATGCATCCCCACCAAGATGTTCGTCTACGCCGCCGACGTGGCTCAGACCGTCCGCCACAGCGCCACCTACGGCGTCGACGCCCACATCGACAGCGTGCGGTGGCCGGACATCGTGGACCGGGTCTTCGGCCGGATCGACCCGATCGCGGCCGGTGGGGAGCAGTACCGCCGTGGCCTGCCGAATGTCACGGTCTACGGCAGTCACACCCGCTTCGGCCCGACGCTGCCCGACGGCACCTATACGTTACGGACCTCCGCCGGAGACGAATTCACGTCCGACCGCGTGGTGATCGCCGCCGGCTCGCGCAGTTGGATTCCGGAACACATCGCCAAGTCCGGTGTGCACTACTACACGAGCGACGACATCATGCGCATCCCGGCGCTGCCCGAACATCTGGTGATCATCGGTGGCGGCTTCATCTCGGTGGAGTTCGCGCACGTGTTCTCGGCGCTCGGGTCGAAGGTGACCATCGTGCTGCGCGGCGACCGGCTGCTGAAGCGGTGTGACGAGGAAATCTGCCGGCGGTTCGGCACGGTCGTCTCCAAGAAGTGGACGGTACGCACCCACGAGAACGTCGTCGACGCGCGGCAGGACGGTAGCGGTGTCGCGCTCGAGTTCGACGACGGCGAAACCCTGACGGCCGACGCGCTGCTGGTGGCGACCGGTCGGGTGCCGAACGGAGATCAGCTCGATGTGCACCTGGCCGGGGTGGCCCTCGACGACGACGGCTATGTCGTGGTCGATGAGTACCAACGCACCTCGGCGCGTGGGGTTTTCGCCCTGGGAGACGTATCGTCGCACCACCAGCTCAAACACGTGGCGAACCACGAAGCCCGGACTGTGAAGGAGAACCTGCTGCGCGACTGGGACGGCGAGTTGGTGGCCAGCGATCACCGGTTCATCCCTGCCGCGGTGTTCACCGATCCGCAGGTCGCGATGGTCGGCATGACGGAAGCCGACGCGCGGGCAGCCGGTTTCGACGTCGTGGTCAAGGTGCAGGACTACGGCGACACCGCGTACGGCTGGGCCATGGAGGACACCACGGGCATCGTCAAACTCATCGGCGAACGCGGCACCGGCAGGATCCTGGGCGCGCACCTCATGGGGCATCAGGCGTCGTCGCTGATTCAGCCGCTGATCCAGGCCATGTCCTTCGGGCAGACCGCACAGGAAGTGGCCCGTGGCCAGTACTGGATTCACCCGGCTCTGCCCGAGGTGGTCGAAAACGCGCTGCTGGGGCTGATCTAA
- a CDS encoding GNAT family N-acetyltransferase, producing MSVAPRRSWAKDLDAATLYELLKLRVEVFVVEQACPYPELDGRDLLAETRHFWLESPDGQVISTLRLMEEHPGGEKVFRIGRVCTKRADRGQGHTARLMQAALAEVGGYPCRIDAQTYLAEMYARHGFVRDGEEFMEDGIPHVPMIRPGLGAGQQ from the coding sequence ATGAGCGTCGCGCCGAGGCGTAGCTGGGCCAAGGATCTCGACGCCGCAACGCTTTACGAGCTGCTGAAGTTGCGGGTCGAGGTCTTCGTGGTGGAGCAGGCCTGCCCGTACCCCGAACTGGACGGCCGCGACCTGCTGGCCGAGACCCGGCACTTCTGGCTGGAAAGTCCTGACGGACAGGTCATCTCGACGCTGCGTCTGATGGAGGAGCATCCCGGCGGCGAGAAGGTGTTCCGGATCGGCCGGGTATGCACCAAACGCGCCGACCGCGGCCAGGGCCACACCGCCAGGCTCATGCAGGCGGCGCTCGCGGAGGTCGGTGGCTATCCCTGCCGGATCGACGCCCAGACGTACCTCGCGGAGATGTACGCCCGGCACGGATTCGTCCGGGACGGTGAGGAATTCATGGAGGACGGCATTCCGCATGTGCCGATGATCAGACCAGGTCTGGGAGCGGGGCAGCAGTAG
- a CDS encoding alpha/beta hydrolase has translation MPIIPTVDGFGATVDVSGPDDATTVVMLTTKHAAGALCELLHTASLRTVVIEADDRLTVNSVVGILDTLGVRWALLFADRGAGGLAWRLAATRLDRFTALVAIDGTHPRATEESGDACPPVEINTTVVVTTADARARAQAGQRFIYGEFRMSELVGRRSAEEFTAQVANEIVLRSSTW, from the coding sequence ATGCCAATCATCCCGACCGTCGACGGTTTCGGCGCCACTGTCGACGTGTCTGGCCCCGACGACGCCACGACCGTCGTCATGCTCACGACGAAGCACGCGGCGGGCGCCCTGTGCGAACTGCTGCATACCGCATCGCTGCGCACCGTGGTGATCGAGGCCGATGACCGGCTGACCGTGAATTCGGTTGTCGGCATTCTGGATACGCTCGGGGTGCGGTGGGCGCTGCTGTTCGCCGACCGCGGTGCGGGCGGGCTGGCCTGGCGGCTGGCGGCCACCCGGCTGGACCGGTTCACCGCCCTGGTGGCGATCGACGGCACCCATCCGCGAGCCACCGAGGAGTCGGGTGATGCGTGCCCGCCGGTGGAGATCAACACGACCGTGGTGGTCACCACCGCCGATGCCCGGGCGCGGGCCCAGGCCGGGCAGCGCTTCATCTACGGCGAATTCCGGATGTCCGAGCTGGTGGGCCGGCGCAGCGCCGAAGAGTTCACCGCGCAGGTGGCCAACGAGATCGTGCTGCGCAGCAGTACCTGGTGA